One stretch of Leadbetterella byssophila DSM 17132 DNA includes these proteins:
- a CDS encoding multicopper oxidase family protein codes for MNRYNKIPIRILQTVLILLCTQTLFAQRVVHYELYVKDTLVNYAGKQKRAIAVNGQIPMPTLTFTEGDTAEIVVHNQLKESTSLHWHGVFLPNKEDGVPWLTQKPIAPGTTYTYRFPIIQHGTHWYHSHSGLQEQIGMYGSFIMKKRSDDKTFRKGIDDLPTVPIILSEWTNLNPDNINRMLHNANDWAAIKKGATQSYVEAIKEGKFGVKVTNEWKRMLAMDVSDVYYDKILINGSNAPELKTVDGKTLKAGDKVRLRISNGGASSYFWLRYAGGKITVVANDGNDVEPVEVDRLIIAVSETYDIVVTIPQDGLAYEFLATTEDRTQSASYFIGDGVKQLISPLPRLKYFEGMKMMNDMMKMNGDLDDMGMKMSLNQMDMNVVMYPEITGDATKKADHSKHEGMDMDNDANRYNANALGEIKTLNYAMLQSPHNTTLPKDAPVKELKFTLTGNMNRYVWSMDNKILSETDKIPVKKGEVLRITIYNNSMMRHPMHLHGFDFRVINGKGEKSPLKNVLDIMPMETDIIEFLANEEGDWFFHCHILYHMMAGMNRVFEVGDYKNPYLPDKAKAYKELQRESNMPHFMAQNDFATNGNDGEAMLMNARYQLGTEWRLGYNSMHGYEVETHLGRYIGKMQWFMPFVGFDWRYRKMGEDEHEKNIFGQINKKDTRRAFSVGFMYTLPMLVNFQAEVYHDGIVRLQLMREDIPISKRLRGGFMVNTDLEYMGELRYIINKNIGIRTHYDSDMGFGVGLALTY; via the coding sequence ATGAACAGATATAATAAAATACCTATAAGAATTTTGCAAACAGTGCTGATACTGCTTTGCACGCAAACGCTGTTTGCACAGAGAGTGGTGCATTACGAGCTGTATGTAAAAGATACGCTTGTCAACTATGCAGGTAAGCAAAAAAGGGCAATTGCCGTAAACGGGCAAATCCCCATGCCCACCCTTACCTTTACCGAGGGCGACACTGCCGAAATAGTGGTGCACAACCAATTGAAAGAAAGCACATCACTTCACTGGCATGGTGTGTTCCTGCCCAATAAAGAAGACGGTGTGCCCTGGCTTACACAAAAACCCATCGCACCGGGCACAACCTACACCTACCGTTTTCCGATTATCCAGCATGGTACGCACTGGTACCATTCCCACTCAGGATTGCAGGAGCAGATTGGCATGTACGGAAGTTTTATCATGAAGAAAAGAAGCGATGATAAGACATTCAGAAAAGGAATTGACGATTTGCCGACCGTTCCAATTATATTAAGTGAGTGGACAAATCTTAACCCCGATAATATCAACCGTATGCTACACAATGCAAATGATTGGGCGGCCATTAAGAAAGGCGCAACACAATCATATGTTGAAGCTATTAAGGAGGGAAAATTTGGCGTGAAAGTAACCAATGAGTGGAAGCGGATGCTGGCAATGGATGTGAGCGATGTATATTATGATAAAATCCTTATCAATGGCAGCAATGCACCGGAGCTAAAAACGGTTGACGGCAAAACCTTAAAGGCGGGGGACAAAGTACGGCTTCGCATATCCAATGGCGGTGCATCTTCCTATTTCTGGCTGCGTTACGCCGGAGGTAAAATTACAGTAGTAGCGAATGATGGGAATGATGTTGAGCCTGTAGAGGTGGACAGGTTAATCATTGCCGTTTCTGAAACTTACGATATTGTAGTGACTATCCCTCAAGATGGTTTGGCTTACGAGTTCTTAGCAACAACCGAAGACAGGACACAATCTGCGAGTTACTTTATAGGTGATGGGGTCAAACAGCTTATTTCTCCACTCCCACGATTGAAGTATTTTGAGGGGATGAAGATGATGAACGATATGATGAAAATGAATGGCGATTTGGACGATATGGGCATGAAGATGAGCCTTAACCAAATGGACATGAATGTAGTGATGTATCCCGAAATTACCGGAGATGCAACAAAAAAAGCAGACCACAGTAAGCATGAGGGTATGGATATGGATAACGACGCTAACCGTTACAACGCTAATGCTTTGGGAGAAATCAAAACATTAAATTATGCAATGTTACAATCGCCACACAATACTACTCTTCCTAAAGATGCACCCGTAAAGGAGCTGAAATTTACACTTACTGGCAACATGAACCGCTATGTATGGAGCATGGATAATAAAATACTTTCGGAAACAGATAAAATTCCTGTAAAAAAAGGCGAAGTCCTGCGGATTACCATATATAATAATTCAATGATGCGGCATCCAATGCATCTTCACGGATTTGATTTTAGGGTTATTAATGGAAAGGGAGAAAAATCTCCATTGAAAAATGTTTTAGATATTATGCCAATGGAAACCGATATTATTGAGTTTTTGGCGAACGAAGAGGGTGATTGGTTTTTCCATTGCCATATCCTTTATCATATGATGGCAGGAATGAACAGGGTGTTTGAAGTTGGAGACTATAAAAACCCTTACTTACCCGACAAGGCAAAAGCCTATAAGGAATTGCAAAGAGAAAGTAATATGCCTCATTTTATGGCACAAAATGATTTTGCAACCAATGGTAATGATGGAGAAGCTATGCTGATGAACGCACGTTATCAATTAGGTACTGAATGGCGTTTAGGTTATAATAGTATGCATGGTTATGAAGTAGAAACCCATTTGGGAAGATATATTGGTAAGATGCAATGGTTCATGCCGTTTGTAGGGTTTGATTGGCGATACCGTAAAATGGGAGAAGATGAGCATGAAAAAAACATCTTTGGACAAATCAACAAGAAAGATACCCGAAGAGCCTTTAGTGTAGGGTTTATGTACACCTTACCTATGTTGGTCAATTTTCAGGCAGAAGTGTACCATGACGGAATTGTCAGATTACAGTTAATGCGTGAAGATATTCCTATTTCAAAAAGGTTAAGGGGGGGCTTTATGGTAAATACTGATTTAGAATATATGGGTGAACTCAGATACATCATCAATAAAAATATTGGTATTCGCACCCACTATGATAGTGATATGGGCTTCGGCGTGGGACTGGCATTGACTTATTAA
- a CDS encoding heme-binding domain-containing protein has product MTIKKKIILGLAVVLIAIQFSQPLRNQAVEVPATHIERVYAVPQNVKAILVQSCYDCHSNNTHYPWYSRIQPGAWYMAEHIKKGKEELNFSEFGDYSVRRQRNKFRAMAGQVKDGEMPLSSYTLIHRNAVLSPEDKQVLIAWFSTMEDSIK; this is encoded by the coding sequence ATGACCATAAAGAAGAAAATCATATTGGGGCTGGCTGTCGTCCTGATTGCCATACAGTTCTCTCAGCCCTTACGGAACCAGGCGGTTGAAGTGCCAGCCACCCATATCGAAAGGGTGTACGCCGTACCCCAAAATGTAAAGGCTATCCTTGTTCAGTCCTGTTATGACTGCCATAGCAACAATACCCATTATCCGTGGTACAGCCGTATCCAGCCCGGCGCATGGTACATGGCAGAGCATATAAAAAAGGGGAAAGAGGAACTCAACTTTAGCGAATTTGGCGACTATTCTGTCCGCAGGCAGCGAAACAAGTTCAGGGCTATGGCCGGGCAGGTTAAGGACGGGGAAATGCCGTTGTCATCATACACACTAATTCATCGCAATGCAGTATTGTCACCGGAGGATAAGCAGGTTTTGATAGCGTGGTTTAGCACAATGGAAGACAGCATTAAATAA
- a CDS encoding DUF305 domain-containing protein, whose amino-acid sequence MTLLMTSAMLLIELAIMKVMYPNGKMNWAIAIISVAVGIFSWFGIREQINVGDKQFAKGMIPHHAAAILMSEKAHLTDPELIELQKNILKTQAEEIELMKRKLKEFQESK is encoded by the coding sequence ATGACCTTGCTGATGACCTCGGCAATGCTGCTTATCGAATTAGCGATAATGAAAGTGATGTACCCCAACGGGAAGATGAATTGGGCGATAGCCATCATCTCGGTTGCCGTTGGCATCTTTTCATGGTTTGGTATCAGGGAACAAATCAATGTCGGCGACAAGCAGTTTGCAAAGGGTATGATACCCCATCACGCAGCAGCCATATTGATGTCCGAAAAGGCACACCTGACCGACCCGGAACTGATAGAGCTGCAAAAAAACATACTTAAGACCCAAGCGGAAGAAATTGAACTGATGAAGCGCAAGCTAAAAGAGTTTCAAGAAAGTAAATAA
- a CDS encoding DUF3347 domain-containing protein has protein sequence MKNLTLSIIAVIMAFVTVSCNQASNKNEQSSNDTAVVSQEQPASQPKEDDTVSAPAVSETPSGQEAKATGKEEAKNFSIAPIVTDYLSLKNALVSDDDKAAASSGKKLLATLNKVDMKAVPADKHKKYMDIADDAKEHAEHIGENVGNIHHQREHLASLGEDLKDLIDLFGTSQTLYQDHCPMFNDGKGAVWFSENKEIKNPYYGSKMLTCGKVEKTINSK, from the coding sequence ATGAAAAATCTAACATTATCAATCATTGCTGTTATCATGGCATTTGTAACAGTATCATGCAATCAGGCATCCAACAAAAACGAGCAGTCTTCAAATGATACTGCTGTGGTATCACAAGAACAGCCAGCTTCCCAACCAAAAGAGGATGATACGGTATCTGCGCCCGCTGTGAGCGAAACACCGAGCGGTCAGGAAGCAAAGGCAACAGGAAAAGAAGAAGCAAAAAACTTTTCTATTGCGCCCATAGTTACCGATTATCTGTCATTAAAGAACGCTCTTGTTTCGGACGATGACAAAGCTGCCGCCAGTTCAGGGAAAAAGCTGTTAGCTACCCTGAATAAAGTGGACATGAAAGCCGTTCCTGCCGATAAGCACAAAAAGTACATGGACATAGCGGACGATGCTAAAGAACACGCAGAACATATCGGGGAAAATGTTGGCAACATCCACCACCAGCGGGAACATTTAGCCTCGCTTGGCGAAGATTTGAAAGACCTGATTGATTTGTTCGGTACATCTCAAACATTGTATCAAGACCATTGCCCGATGTTCAATGACGGTAAGGGTGCTGTTTGGTTCAGCGAAAACAAGGAAATCAAAAACCCTTACTACGGCTCTAAAATGCTGACCTGCGGTAAGGTGGAAAAAACAATCAACAGCAAATAA
- a CDS encoding heavy metal translocating P-type ATPase, with the protein MKKYTCPMHPQVLKDEPGKCPLCGMALVPVGDASVSLEHTSEHGHSGHSQHGHADENFNKHEGHHTGDFLTRFWISLVITIPILLLSHMIQQWLGFSLAFNGDKYVLLALGTVIYCYGGLPFLKGMIGEVKAKAIGMMTLVAIAISVAYVYSVAVVFGLQGMDFFWELATLIDIMLLGHWLEMRSQMAASRALQSLVALLPNDVTVERGGEAVKIKLEDLQSGETAIIKPGEKIPADGLVLEGLSYINESMLTGESIPVKKEKDGKVIAGSINGDGALKVKVTAVGKDSYLNRVINLVQEAQATKSNTQNLADKVAKWLTFIAIAVGIGTFVYWYASSGDIAFALERMVTVMVTACPHALGVAIPLVVAISTTLSATNGLLIRNRTAFETTRKLSTVIFDKTGTLTKGSHAVEKVIPLTDEYNDDEVIQYAAAVQQNSEHHIAKGIMATLKEKSLTLWKSENFSYMQGIGVKGVVNGKNVVAGGPNYFTENHLSLPEIPNEINQEAETVNFVLIDDRVIGIITLADSIREGSAQAIEELKKMGIKSFLLTGDNDRIAAAVAGKLGMDGYLANVLPHNKQEKVKEFQAKGEIVAMTGDGVNDAPALAQADVGIAVGSGTDVAAETADIILVDSDPRDVVKLIDFGKLTYKKMVQNLIWAVGYNVVAIPLAAGVLYPNFILSPAMGAVLMSVSTIVVAINASFLKIKK; encoded by the coding sequence ATGAAAAAATATACTTGTCCTATGCACCCACAGGTGCTAAAAGACGAACCGGGCAAATGCCCGCTCTGTGGCATGGCATTGGTTCCCGTTGGCGATGCGTCAGTTTCTCTTGAACACACATCAGAACATGGGCATTCCGGGCATTCTCAACATGGCCATGCTGATGAAAACTTTAATAAACATGAGGGACATCATACAGGCGATTTCCTCACACGTTTTTGGATAAGCCTTGTCATTACAATCCCTATCCTGCTCCTGTCGCACATGATACAGCAATGGTTGGGTTTCTCCCTTGCTTTCAATGGCGATAAATATGTGCTGCTGGCATTGGGTACGGTGATTTATTGCTATGGAGGCTTGCCGTTCCTAAAGGGAATGATTGGCGAGGTGAAAGCCAAAGCCATAGGGATGATGACCCTTGTTGCTATCGCCATATCCGTAGCCTATGTCTATTCCGTAGCCGTTGTATTTGGCTTGCAGGGTATGGACTTCTTTTGGGAACTGGCAACCCTTATCGACATCATGCTTTTAGGGCATTGGCTAGAAATGCGTTCCCAGATGGCTGCTTCCCGGGCATTACAGTCATTGGTGGCTTTGCTGCCCAACGATGTTACCGTGGAACGTGGCGGAGAAGCCGTAAAGATAAAGCTCGAAGACCTGCAAAGTGGTGAAACGGCTATCATAAAACCGGGTGAAAAAATTCCAGCCGATGGATTGGTACTGGAGGGGCTTTCGTATATCAACGAGAGTATGCTTACCGGAGAAAGTATTCCCGTAAAAAAGGAAAAGGACGGAAAGGTCATCGCAGGCTCTATCAATGGAGATGGTGCGCTGAAAGTTAAGGTAACAGCCGTGGGAAAAGACAGCTACCTGAACCGGGTCATCAATCTTGTGCAGGAGGCACAGGCTACTAAGTCCAATACACAGAACCTTGCGGACAAAGTTGCCAAATGGCTCACCTTTATTGCCATTGCCGTGGGCATAGGCACATTTGTCTATTGGTATGCAAGCAGTGGAGATATTGCCTTTGCGCTTGAAAGAATGGTGACGGTAATGGTAACGGCCTGCCCGCACGCATTGGGCGTGGCTATCCCGTTGGTGGTCGCCATTTCCACAACGCTTTCGGCGACCAATGGTCTGCTCATCCGCAACCGTACGGCATTTGAAACCACCCGCAAACTTTCCACCGTCATTTTTGATAAGACCGGAACGCTCACCAAAGGTTCCCATGCCGTAGAAAAGGTTATACCGTTAACGGATGAATATAATGACGATGAGGTTATCCAGTATGCTGCCGCAGTACAGCAAAATTCGGAACACCATATCGCCAAAGGCATTATGGCTACATTGAAAGAAAAGAGCCTTACCTTATGGAAATCTGAAAACTTTAGCTATATGCAGGGCATAGGCGTTAAAGGTGTTGTGAACGGGAAAAATGTCGTAGCTGGCGGCCCGAATTATTTCACCGAAAACCACCTTTCCCTGCCGGAAATACCAAACGAAATCAATCAGGAAGCCGAAACGGTCAACTTTGTCCTCATTGATGACCGGGTAATCGGCATCATTACTTTGGCAGACAGCATCCGTGAGGGTTCGGCACAGGCGATTGAGGAACTCAAAAAAATGGGCATCAAGTCCTTTCTGCTCACCGGGGACAACGACAGGATTGCTGCTGCCGTAGCCGGAAAATTGGGTATGGACGGGTATTTGGCTAATGTGCTTCCGCACAACAAGCAGGAAAAAGTAAAGGAGTTTCAGGCAAAAGGCGAAATCGTAGCAATGACTGGTGATGGTGTAAATGATGCACCTGCACTGGCACAGGCAGATGTGGGCATTGCCGTGGGTTCCGGTACGGACGTGGCTGCCGAAACAGCGGATATCATATTGGTAGACAGCGACCCGAGGGATGTGGTCAAACTGATTGACTTCGGCAAACTTACCTACAAAAAGATGGTACAGAACCTGATATGGGCGGTTGGCTACAACGTAGTGGCAATACCGCTTGCAGCGGGCGTACTCTATCCGAATTTTATTCTAAGTCCCGCTATGGGTGCTGTGCTGATGAGTGTAAGCACCATTGTAGTAGCTATTAACGCAAGTTTTTTAAAAATCAAAAAATAA
- a CDS encoding phosphoribosylpyrophosphate synthetase: protein MDFSLLPDCLYCTSRSLKLKPEDFTVTETHRFESLDSSPDNNAVIYAISSNDSKNKGVLVDAYGTYAEEMTHEMAKKLSAT from the coding sequence ATGGACTTTAGTCTGTTGCCGGACTGTCTGTACTGTACGTCAAGGAGCCTGAAACTAAAACCGGAGGATTTTACGGTTACGGAAACTCATAGGTTTGAAAGCCTCGACAGCAGTCCTGATAACAATGCCGTAATTTATGCCATATCGTCTAATGATAGTAAGAATAAAGGCGTACTTGTTGATGCCTATGGTACTTATGCCGAAGAAATGACCCATGAGATGGCAAAAAAATTAAGTGCAACATAA
- a CDS encoding DUF3347 domain-containing protein: MKSLSKIVMVIAVLLSSINGFAQIKNAKTETVKIYGNCGMCKTTIEKAGNVKKVASVDWNKDTKMATLTYDGDKTNQDEILKRIALAGYDSEKFRAPDDVYAKLAGCCQYDRPVKTVAKNKEAGMDMNAGQGNHDHSQMAANKDAAQNQSQLKAVFDNYFSVKDALIKTDAATASANAAELAASLKAVDMNKLSAEEHTAWMKVMQDLTANAESISKSKDVAKQRSAFAALSESIYTLAKVSKQDTPIYYQHCPMYNGGKGANWLSKENAVINPYYGSQMLTCGSTVETIK; this comes from the coding sequence ATGAAATCATTATCAAAAATAGTGATGGTAATCGCCGTGTTACTATCATCAATAAACGGCTTCGCACAAATCAAGAATGCGAAAACAGAAACCGTAAAGATTTACGGCAATTGTGGTATGTGCAAAACCACCATCGAAAAAGCAGGTAACGTAAAAAAGGTAGCCAGCGTGGACTGGAACAAAGATACCAAGATGGCTACGCTCACCTATGACGGCGACAAAACAAATCAGGATGAAATCCTGAAACGTATTGCTTTGGCTGGTTATGACAGTGAGAAGTTCCGTGCGCCGGATGACGTATATGCTAAACTGGCTGGTTGCTGCCAGTATGATAGACCCGTGAAGACGGTTGCCAAAAACAAAGAGGCTGGCATGGACATGAATGCCGGACAAGGCAATCACGACCATAGCCAAATGGCAGCTAATAAAGATGCAGCTCAAAACCAATCACAGCTAAAAGCTGTATTTGACAACTACTTTTCAGTGAAAGACGCTTTGATAAAAACCGATGCGGCGACCGCATCTGCCAATGCCGCTGAATTGGCCGCATCCCTTAAAGCAGTCGATATGAATAAGCTATCGGCAGAGGAACATACGGCTTGGATGAAAGTGATGCAGGACTTGACGGCCAATGCGGAAAGCATTTCAAAATCAAAAGATGTTGCAAAACAAAGAAGTGCTTTTGCGGCACTTTCGGAAAGCATCTACACACTTGCCAAAGTTTCTAAACAGGACACCCCCATTTATTACCAGCACTGCCCTATGTACAACGGAGGTAAGGGAGCCAATTGGCTAAGTAAAGAGAATGCGGTTATAAATCCATATTACGGCTCACAGATGCTCACCTGCGGAAGTACGGTCGAAACCATTAAATAA
- a CDS encoding cation transporter, which produces MNKTIFNITKMDCPSEEQLIRMKLQDFDTVKSLEFDIPNRELNVYHSGNPEPILSALETLNLNTTLISTEETDGVIETDTSNRQRRLLWTVLVINFVFFGVEMLFGIFSNSMGLVADSLDMLADSIVYALALFAVGGTVARKNNIAKFAGYFQILLAVIGFVEVIRRFLGFEKMPDFQTMIIVSVLALMANVLCLYLLQKNKSKEAHMQASMIFTSNDVIINSGVIVAGLLVHWLNSSYPDLIIGAIVFVIVARGAYRILKLVE; this is translated from the coding sequence ATGAACAAAACCATATTCAATATTACCAAAATGGATTGCCCCAGTGAGGAGCAATTAATCCGTATGAAATTGCAGGATTTTGATACGGTAAAGTCATTGGAATTTGATATTCCCAATAGGGAATTGAATGTTTATCATAGTGGAAACCCCGAGCCGATTTTATCGGCTTTGGAAACTTTGAACCTAAATACAACGTTGATTTCAACCGAAGAAACTGACGGAGTTATTGAAACGGATACAAGCAATAGACAACGGAGGCTACTTTGGACGGTACTGGTTATCAACTTCGTTTTCTTTGGAGTGGAAATGTTGTTCGGTATTTTTTCCAACTCAATGGGATTGGTAGCGGATAGCTTGGATATGCTTGCCGATAGTATCGTCTACGCTTTGGCTCTGTTTGCTGTAGGGGGTACGGTCGCAAGAAAAAACAACATAGCCAAATTTGCAGGGTACTTCCAAATCTTGTTGGCTGTTATCGGTTTTGTGGAAGTAATAAGACGTTTTTTAGGTTTTGAAAAGATGCCCGATTTTCAAACGATGATTATCGTTTCAGTTTTGGCACTAATGGCAAATGTGCTTTGTCTTTACCTGTTACAAAAGAACAAAAGTAAGGAAGCCCACATGCAGGCAAGTATGATTTTCACATCGAACGATGTCATTATCAATTCGGGCGTTATCGTTGCAGGTCTCTTGGTTCATTGGCTTAATTCAAGCTACCCCGATTTGATTATCGGAGCAATTGTATTTGTAATTGTGGCAAGAGGGGCATATAGGATATTGAAGTTAGTAGAATAA
- a CDS encoding TonB-dependent receptor — protein MKKILIVSFFMALNLCVYAQNTLTAVVKSSGTKEPLIGVTASIKGTSIGATSNENGQITLFNIPNGLQEIHFNYIGFNERIDTLEFPLKDTSVIEILLKESSEELDEIVISSTRSTRSIQNIPTRIEFIGGEELDEKGNMKAGDIRMLLSESTGIHVQTTSPTSANASIRIQGLDGRYTQILKDGFPIYSGASSGLGLLQIPPLDLKQVEVIKGSTSTLYGGGAIAGLVNLISKTPTEERDLRFHLNGTSGRGLDINGFYGQKFNKIGTTIFASHNRNVAYDPAQIGLSAIPQFERYVLNPKLFVYFNDKTKMNFGINATIENRLGGDMLYIKGKADNTHQFFEENKTQRYSTQFVFDHTVNENSFVQVKNSVSYFNRNTAIPNYEFEGTQTATFTEASYTHSKEKSEWITGVNIWTDNFKEKQITSFPLRDYNQTTFGAFVQNSFRATDWFQLETGLRTDYVVDYGAVFLPRVSALFHIANGLTSRIGGGFGYKTPTIFTEESERIQYQNVMPIYDNTNKLEKSYGANADFNYRTNMGDDWTFSINHLFFYTYLDNPLLLQNMATNTYQFINSSGYIHTKGTETNVKIGYDDLKLFLGYTFTDTRLLENGTSTENPLTPKHRVNSVLMYEIEDKWKIGLEAYYFSPQKLNDGTTGKDYWMCGFMAEKIWERFSLYINFENFLDTRQTRFDNIYTGTITNPVFRDIYAPLDGFVINGGIKFKL, from the coding sequence ATGAAAAAAATACTCATTGTGTCATTTTTCATGGCACTAAACCTTTGTGTATATGCACAAAATACATTAACCGCTGTCGTAAAAAGCAGTGGAACGAAAGAACCTTTAATTGGCGTAACGGCATCTATAAAAGGCACTTCAATTGGAGCAACATCTAACGAGAACGGACAAATTACATTATTCAATATTCCTAATGGATTACAGGAAATACATTTTAATTATATAGGCTTCAATGAACGTATTGATACATTAGAATTTCCATTAAAGGACACCAGTGTTATTGAAATCCTACTCAAAGAAAGTTCAGAGGAGTTAGACGAAATTGTCATATCCTCTACCAGAAGCACGAGAAGCATACAAAATATTCCTACCCGTATTGAATTTATCGGAGGTGAAGAATTGGACGAAAAAGGAAATATGAAAGCAGGGGATATTCGTATGCTTTTGAGCGAGAGTACAGGTATTCATGTCCAAACTACCTCACCCACAAGTGCCAATGCAAGTATTCGTATTCAAGGACTTGACGGGCGATATACGCAAATTTTAAAAGACGGTTTCCCGATTTATTCCGGTGCTTCAAGTGGGTTAGGTTTGTTGCAAATTCCACCGCTTGACTTAAAGCAGGTTGAAGTTATTAAGGGTTCAACATCTACGCTGTACGGTGGTGGAGCAATAGCAGGCTTGGTAAACTTAATTTCCAAGACACCAACGGAAGAAAGGGATTTGCGTTTTCATTTAAACGGAACATCGGGCAGAGGATTGGACATCAACGGTTTTTACGGACAAAAGTTTAATAAAATCGGAACAACAATATTCGCTTCGCACAACCGAAACGTAGCTTACGACCCTGCACAAATCGGACTTTCTGCCATTCCCCAATTTGAAAGGTATGTATTGAACCCCAAGTTATTTGTTTACTTCAATGATAAAACTAAAATGAACTTTGGCATCAACGCCACCATTGAAAACCGTTTGGGTGGCGACATGCTTTATATAAAGGGCAAAGCGGACAACACACACCAGTTTTTCGAGGAAAACAAAACACAGCGTTATTCCACGCAATTTGTTTTTGACCATACAGTAAATGAAAACAGTTTTGTCCAAGTCAAAAACAGCGTAAGTTATTTTAACCGTAATACAGCTATTCCCAATTACGAGTTCGAGGGAACGCAAACAGCCACTTTTACGGAAGCGAGCTATACCCACAGCAAAGAAAAGTCTGAATGGATAACAGGTGTTAATATTTGGACGGATAACTTCAAAGAAAAACAAATTACCTCATTTCCGTTAAGGGATTACAATCAAACGACATTCGGGGCTTTCGTTCAAAATTCTTTTAGGGCTACGGACTGGTTTCAATTGGAAACAGGTTTAAGAACAGATTACGTGGTGGATTACGGGGCTGTTTTTCTACCAAGAGTATCGGCATTGTTCCATATTGCAAACGGATTGACTTCACGCATCGGGGGTGGATTTGGGTATAAAACACCAACCATTTTTACCGAAGAAAGCGAACGCATACAATATCAAAACGTTATGCCTATTTATGATAATACCAATAAATTAGAAAAGAGCTACGGTGCAAATGCAGACTTCAATTACCGCACGAATATGGGCGATGACTGGACGTTCAGCATCAACCATTTATTCTTTTACACCTATTTAGACAATCCATTGTTGCTTCAAAATATGGCAACAAATACTTATCAGTTTATCAATTCATCGGGTTACATCCATACCAAGGGAACAGAAACCAATGTGAAAATCGGCTATGATGATTTGAAACTATTTTTGGGCTACACATTTACCGATACCCGATTGCTGGAAAACGGAACAAGTACCGAAAATCCATTGACCCCAAAACACCGTGTTAATTCCGTACTGATGTACGAAATAGAGGATAAATGGAAGATTGGTTTGGAAGCCTATTATTTCAGCCCTCAAAAGTTGAATGACGGTACAACTGGAAAGGACTATTGGATGTGTGGCTTTATGGCTGAAAAGATTTGGGAACGGTTCTCTTTGTATATCAACTTTGAAAACTTCCTTGATACAAGGCAGACACGTTTTGACAACATCTATACAGGCACAATAACCAACCCTGTTTTTAGAGACATCTATGCACCGTTGGACGGATTTGTAATTAATGGTGGAATAAAATTTAAACTTTAA
- a CDS encoding TraM recognition domain-containing protein gives MYSAALGLYNSRIVKLINKKGQLKSSVIIDELPTIYFRGLDNLIATARSNKVAVCLGFQDYSQLIRDYGDKEAKVIQNTVGNIFSGQVVGETAKSLSERFGKVLQKRQSMTINRNDKSTSISTQLDSLIPASKISTLTQGMFVGSVSDNFDERIEQKIFHTEIVVDNEKVAAETKVYQQIPQILSFTDENGVDNMKRDIENNYRQIKSDILHIVENEMERIKNDPDLQHLVSND, from the coding sequence ATCTATTCCGCAGCTTTAGGCTTATACAATTCTCGAATTGTAAAACTCATCAATAAGAAAGGACAACTCAAAAGTTCGGTTATTATAGATGAATTACCCACCATCTACTTTCGAGGTTTGGACAACTTGATAGCTACTGCTAGAAGTAATAAGGTAGCCGTTTGTTTAGGCTTTCAGGATTACTCTCAATTGATACGCGATTATGGCGACAAAGAAGCTAAGGTTATTCAGAATACCGTTGGGAATATTTTTTCTGGTCAGGTTGTTGGAGAAACTGCAAAGAGTTTATCGGAACGTTTTGGTAAAGTATTGCAGAAACGCCAAAGTATGACCATAAACCGTAACGATAAATCGACTTCTATTTCGACACAATTAGACAGCCTTATTCCGGCTTCCAAAATTTCAACCTTAACGCAGGGTATGTTTGTGGGCTCAGTATCGGATAACTTTGACGAACGTATCGAACAAAAGATATTTCACACTGAAATCGTGGTCGATAATGAAAAGGTAGCCGCCGAAACCAAAGTCTATCAGCAAATACCGCAGATATTATCATTTACAGACGAAAACGGAGTGGACAATATGAAACGAGATATTGAGAACAATTACCGTCAGATAAAATCAGATATTCTGCATATTGTTGAAAACGAAATGGAGCGGATTAAGAACGACCCCGATTTACAGCACTTGGTTAGTAACGATTAA